Proteins encoded together in one Desulfonatronum sp. SC1 window:
- the rhuM gene encoding virulence protein RhuM/Fic/DOC family protein encodes MSEIIIYEDPDNTKPVQVTLEGETVWLTQSQMAELFLVKPQNITMHLKNIYKGGELEEKATCKDFLQVQTEGGRRVERSRKLYNLDAIISVGYRVNSKRGVRFRQWATSVLRRHLLHGYTLDQRRLAERGLDEARAALDLLSRTLEANALVSDTGRAVLELVRGYARTWRLLLQYDEDSLPLPDVSRPSRGILDIDHAKSAIEGLKADLMARGEASDLFGREHGHGLAAILGAIEQTMFGEPLYPSREIKAAHLLYFMIKDHPFSDGNKRIGSFLFLLYLHQEDMAARIGDAALTALALLVAESLPANKDLLIRLIVNLLMES; translated from the coding sequence ATGAGCGAAATCATTATCTACGAAGATCCGGACAACACCAAGCCTGTCCAGGTAACCCTGGAAGGTGAGACGGTTTGGCTGACCCAGTCCCAGATGGCCGAATTATTTCTGGTGAAACCTCAGAATATCACCATGCACCTGAAAAACATCTACAAAGGTGGGGAACTGGAGGAGAAGGCAACTTGTAAGGATTTCTTACAAGTTCAAACCGAGGGGGGCCGGCGCGTGGAGCGGAGTCGCAAACTCTACAACCTGGACGCCATCATATCCGTCGGCTACCGGGTCAACAGCAAACGCGGCGTCCGTTTCCGCCAGTGGGCCACCTCGGTCCTGCGCCGGCATCTGCTGCACGGATATACCCTGGACCAGCGCCGTCTGGCGGAGCGCGGTCTGGACGAAGCCAGGGCCGCTCTGGACCTGCTTTCCCGCACCCTGGAAGCCAACGCCCTGGTCAGCGATACCGGCCGGGCCGTGCTGGAACTTGTCAGGGGGTATGCCAGGACCTGGCGGCTGCTGCTGCAATATGACGAAGACAGCCTGCCGTTGCCTGACGTCTCCCGACCGAGCCGGGGGATTTTGGACATCGACCATGCCAAGTCCGCCATTGAAGGGCTGAAGGCCGATCTCATGGCCCGAGGCGAGGCCTCGGACCTGTTCGGCCGGGAACACGGCCACGGCTTGGCCGCGATTCTGGGAGCCATCGAGCAGACCATGTTCGGCGAGCCCCTGTATCCGAGCCGGGAAATCAAGGCCGCGCATCTACTGTACTTCATGATCAAGGACCATCCGTTCTCCGACGGCAACAAGCGCATCGGCTCCTTCCTCTTCCTGCTCTACCTGCACCAGGAAGACATGGCCGCGCGAATCGGCGACGCTGCCCTGACCGCCCTGGCCCTGCTGGTGGCCGAAAGCCTGCCCGCGAACAAGGATCTGCTGATCCGCCTGATCGTCAACCTGCTGATGGAATCCTGA
- a CDS encoding phosphatidylserine decarboxylase has product MYEGQHVQKGDQLGMFHFGGSTHCLIFRPEVNLKFDLHGQTPGLHSENIPLRARIAVVTDSQGE; this is encoded by the coding sequence GTGTACGAAGGCCAGCACGTCCAAAAGGGCGACCAGCTCGGGATGTTCCACTTCGGAGGCTCCACCCATTGCCTGATCTTCCGCCCGGAAGTGAACCTAAAATTCGACCTGCACGGCCAAACACCAGGCCTGCACTCGGAAAACATCCCGCTTCGGGCCAGGATCGCCGTGGTCACGGACAGCCAGGGCGAATGA
- a CDS encoding DUF2971 domain-containing protein, which produces MTIDKDKLLLNRVKPFEVDYLYKYRTIGSRWLELVFSESKIWLSNPLAFNDPFDCMPKVVIHKNHYKREQFYKMLVKSRFPNYTKAQIKRELKNPVFRRISTHAYLDEIFKKFLKDFGIYCLSEVPDDILMWSHYSDSHKGICLQFKAKTDLTIFWEAYKVKYQDDYPEVNIMDLGNYDQFFNLFATKSNHWKYEQERRIIKTPDEGGSNTYHFEPDLLAGVILGAKITEREQQIVNEWISKSSTPINVYRAKINENSYKLDIPGVNC; this is translated from the coding sequence ATGACCATTGACAAAGATAAGCTTTTGCTAAATCGAGTAAAACCATTTGAGGTAGATTACTTGTATAAATACCGTACCATTGGTTCCAGATGGCTCGAATTAGTTTTTAGTGAAAGCAAAATATGGCTCTCTAACCCATTAGCATTCAATGACCCTTTTGATTGTATGCCTAAAGTTGTCATTCACAAGAACCATTACAAAAGAGAACAATTCTATAAGATGCTTGTAAAAAGCAGATTTCCTAATTATACAAAAGCGCAAATCAAGAGGGAGCTAAAAAATCCTGTATTTCGCAGGATTAGTACACATGCATATCTTGATGAAATTTTTAAAAAATTTTTAAAAGATTTTGGGATATATTGCCTTTCTGAAGTACCAGATGACATATTAATGTGGTCACACTATTCAGACTCTCATAAAGGTATTTGCCTTCAGTTCAAAGCAAAAACAGATCTGACCATATTTTGGGAAGCTTATAAAGTAAAATATCAGGATGATTATCCAGAAGTAAACATTATGGATCTTGGCAATTATGATCAATTCTTTAATTTGTTCGCGACAAAATCAAATCATTGGAAGTATGAACAAGAAAGGCGAATCATTAAAACCCCAGATGAAGGTGGCTCAAATACATATCATTTCGAGCCAGATTTGTTAGCAGGTGTGATACTTGGGGCAAAAATTACAGAAAGAGAACAACAGATTGTTAATGAGTGGATTTCAAAAAGTTCGACGCCGATCAATGTCTATAGGGCAAAGATAAATGAAAACTCTTACAAGCTCGATATTCCAGGTGTAAACTGCTGA